atacgtgttactggcctggagtggtaaagtgtcctaccatgaaggacgcaataagtctgccctccccagaaaccttttgcaaaggctttgggagtacatccaggagagccgtgaatgccagggcaaagtaatcctttcacatgcttgcttttaaaccatgtatagtattttaaaaggtacactcaccggaggtcccttctccgcctgctgggtccaggaggcagccttgggtgggctcggggggtactggctccaggtccagggtgagaaacagttcctggctgtcgggaaaaccggtttctccgcttgcttgctgtgagctatctacaacctcgtcatcatcatcatcttcttcgtccccaaaacctgcttccgtcttgcctccatctccattgaaggagtcaaacaacacggcgggggtagtgatggctgaaccccctaaaatggcatgcagctcatcatagaagcggcatgtttggggctctgacctggagcggccgttcgcctctctggttttctggtaggcttgcctcagctccttcagtttcacgtggcactgcttcgggtccctgttatggcctctgtccttcatgccctgggagattttgacaaaggctttggcatttcgaaaactggaacggagttctgatagcacggattcctctccccatacagcgatcagatcccgtacctcccgttcggtccatgctggagctcttttgcgattctgggactccatcatggtcacctctgctgatgagctctgcatggtcacctgcagcttgccacactggccaaacaggaaatgagattcaaaagttcgcggttcttttcctgtctacctggccagtgcatctgagttgagagtgctgtccagagcggtcaaaatggagcactctgggatagctcccggaggccaataccgtcaaattgtgtccacagtaccccaaattcgacccggcaaggccgatttaagcgctaatccacttgtctggggtggagtaaggaaatcgattttaagagccctttaagtcgaaataaagggcttcatcgtgtggacaggtgcaggtttacatcgatttaatgcagctaaatttgacctaaagttttagtgtagaccagggctaagggagCTGCCTGACTGCTCTGCCTCTTGCTCTGCTTGCAGCTTTTTGCCTGTTCCTTTCTCGTGGGCTCTTTCTCCTCTGATGGGAGGACGGCCTGTCAAAAATGCCTGTCTCTCCTGGTCcctattcaggcctgtctgtaaaggcctgtactctaagactttaggtgtattcttatcacttagctagttatagaggtagaacagaaagaatcaaaatcactgtctgctggtgtaagaggcttctcttactgtgacagtctgaggccctgttcttacgCTAAGATCTCTgtctaagcagcagaggcagccataagctgggaagagAATTGTCACgtcctcacatcccaaaccagtcacactgaaataaggcaaCATGGGGCTGTTAcaaaggtgatctgatctatcacctccagagaaagggaagagcctagaaaatgtaaaaggaaacttagtttgatagcatcctgtctggcaagaactcacttatcaatagctgggatgtgaaatcctcatttctgtgtttgttctataattgtagtccccatttccctattgtttgtctgcataatctctgtctggttctgtgattgtttctcttTGCTGTATAATGAATTTTGCTGGGTGCAAACTAATTAAGGtgatgggatataattggttaaataatcatgttacaatatgtcaGGACTGGTTAGataaattttagtaaaatgattggttaaggtatagctaagcagaactcaagttttactatatagtctgcagtcaatcaggaagtaaggggtggggaaattggaatcatgttttgctaagggggggaatgggaacagggacacaggtaaggctctgtggtgtcagagctgggaagggggacactaaggaaggaaactggaatcatgcttgctggaagttcaccccaataaacatcgaattgtttgcacctttagactttgggtattgttgctctctgttcatgtgagaaggaccaggtaagtaagtgggtgaaggaataagccccctaacacacagGTTGACCGTGCGGTGTGCTTATTTCCCAGCAGATTCCGGATGCTTATGTAAATGTAAAGCCTAGTGCTCAGCTTTATTTCTGTTTCTTAGCTCTTTTGGGCAATCTCTCTTTGGTCTGAAATGTAGGATCCCTGCATTAGGAGAGATGACTAATGAATGATACCATAAACCTTGGCAATCAAATGAAACACCCCGAAAGGCCCTTAAGGAATGGAGTGCAAGTTGAGGAATAGTTCCCTGCACAGCTTACCTCTCAATTCTCGTTTTCGGATTAACAGAGCAGCAGAAAGCACAGAGCGTTGTAAGCGAAAATTTTCGAGTTTTGCGAGCCACTCGTAAGCCGTGAAAACAAGCAGCTAGGCAGCTACCTCCTCGGGCTATGCCATGACACAGGAGCCCAGCCTTCCTAGAGAACCCCCAGTAACATCTAAGAACACAACCTCAGCGAGAacttgaaaaaaaacaacagacaTCATGCTCCACAGCCGGGAGCAcagctttttgtttctgtttctgtctttgaccagatgtcaggggagagcgcGAACGCAGTCCCCCACTACCACAAATTATGCAGTCGAGTTTCCCGCATTTGGGGAAATCGCAGGGGTCAGCACACCCGCAGTGCAATGGATGAGCCTCGCCCTGGGAAAACCACCTTCGTGATCATGGTGTCTCCCCTGCCAGGTAAGTATGAGTTGCGCAGCCCCAGCCGCCGCCCGCCCTCGCTCGCCCCGCACTCTCAACCCACGGTGGGGCCCGCCGCGCCACGCCCGCCGGCCCCGCCCACGCCGGCCCCCACTGCCGCGACCTGCCCCCACGTGTCCCCGGGGCCCCCGCCGAGCCCCGCCTGCCAAATTCGGGCCCGGCTCGGCAGGCAGCTCCCGCTCCCACAAGGCTCTGCGCGCACACACATCTGCATACGGGCTGCCGCGGCTCCGCCCCTCCGAtcgggcccctccccctgccggcCAGGGCCCCGCTCTCCCCCCCTGGCCGGTCCCGGCACTTCAGCGCTCAGAGCCCCGCggccggccccacccccaccagccgcCCTGGCCGAAGGGCCGCCCGGTCCCCCCGGCGGGCGGCCGGGCGGCTGCGTCACGTGCTGCCGGGGGAAGAGGGACGCTGCATTtcgcttctctctctccccagcagaaatAGCAGGCTTCCAAAGGCTGCGACGAGACTGCAGAGGTTAGGAGGGCTGGTCAGTTTAGACTGGAGATGGCTAAGGAGGGATAGGCTACAGCCCCGGTTCTCAATCGGGCGGCCGCCAAGAGAAACCTGGGCTTGGCCCACCTCCGCGGGCCACCGAGCCCGTTTGCCTGGCTTGCTGCCGGGGGCAGGAGGCTCACAACAAAACCCGGCAGTCTCCCggcagcagagagctctcccCCGGCCATCAGGAAGGggtgcctcccagcccctgaccccacGAGCAGGCAGCAGCTAGCCAAGGAGACACGCCACCGCTCCGCCCCCCTACGTtagcggggtgcggggggggagcaGGTGACCCCGTGTGCCCCCGTCCCCGCTTCACCTCTGGTTGGGGATCCGCAGGgctgtgtatttatttttagggCCCCTGGTAAATaagaaggttgagaaccactgtgagagaggtctataaaaccatcaATGATGTGGCTAAAGTGAAGAGCGAAGTGTTATTCACCCTTTCCCGCAATACAGTAAAGGTGCGGGGGACCCACCTGACAAAATTAAGGTGCCGAACTCCCTGCCATGGTATGTTGTGAGGGCGAAAAGTAGCACTGGCTTCCACAGAGAATGAGATGAGTTCATAGAGACTAGGTCCGTCAAGAGCTATTAGTGAAGTTGGTCAGTGATGCAATCCCATGCTTGAGGCAAGCCCTAAATCTTCTGACTCCACAGAGACCAGGAGTGGAAGATGAaggtggatcactccaaattgttctgttctgtacactccactgggctaggtggacccttggtctgacccactctGGCCTTCTTACAGGAGATCATGGGAGTGAAAGAATTAGTTGCCAATGAGCTCTGCTGCATAAGGTCGTCTAGAATAACCCGAGAGGCCAATATGAATACCCTTGTTGTACCATTAAATATTAACACAGAAAACATGGGGATTGAGTTAAATTATGTGCATAGGGCATGGGGATTAGTTATTCTAATTCCTTCCTTTGGAAATGTAATCGTGCATGAAAAGCATGACATTTGAATATATATCTGAAAGTTATTTTCTACAGTATGCAAAGTCTCAGCAAATCACTAGTATTAAAAACATACGAAACCAAACAGCAAGATGAATTCGGAACACAAAATAGCCCCCTGCTGGAAAAACATCTCACTAGCACACTGAGCTCTAAATACATTGTAAACGGTATTTTTGCTAATTCTCGAGATAAGTGACATGTAAAGAACCAGTAGAGATTTCTGAGCAATGTAAGCATTAACACAACTTCAATTAATGAATCACCAacgctctgtttttttttttcacaataaAAGCCCCCGGGCGCTACACGGACGGCCCGTAAATCCTTCCCCTTGTACGGCCCATTGCACTGGCCGGCGTAAAGCCCGAGTTTTACCGTCGGAACCAGGATCCCTGGGAGCAAACCCAGCCCAAGGACCAGGGacgcggggcggggagcaggtGACGATGCGCAATGCATTCTGGGCATTCAAAGTAGCGTCCCGGGTAGGTCCGAGAGCGCAGGGGGTCCCGAGCCTCCGAGCTGCGGCTGCAGCCCCTGGAACGCGGCTCCGGGTGGGGCGGCGGCTCCCGGGGTCCCCGCAGCTGCTCCGGGCGCGGCCCCGCGCATTGGTTACCCGGGGCCACGCAGGAGACGCCCCCGGGCCCGGAGCCTGCGGGTGCCGGGCTCTGCGCCTCGGGCGGTGCAAGCGGGCTCGGGGCGCTGGCCACTCCCGGGTGCCCGCGGGAAAGGGCCGGTGCAACTGCAAGGGCCGCGGAGCCGCCCCGGCGAGCTGTCGGGCCAACCAGCCATTGCTCGgagcctgccccgccccctacgGGGATCGCGCCCCGCCCCCTACGGTTAGAGCAGCCCGCCCAGGGGCGGCAAAGAGCGGCCGGCTTGTCCCcagcccccgccgccccccgggACTGGGCTTCGCCAGCCTGCAGCCACCGCACAGCTCGTTGACCCGCCCGTGGAGACCGGGGTGGAACTGGGGAGCGCTGACAATACGCCTCCGCGTGCAACCCTCCCACGTCCGAGGAAGGTCGCGTTGGGGGCCATTCTGGTATTGCACCCGGGTGCTTCGTCTGTTCAAACACACTCCTTACAGCCTGAAGGCAAAGAGAGCCCCCTAAGAAAAAACCACATCAACGTTCATTCTAACTTCCCCGTAAGAAAATTAACGGGGAGCCCAACCGCTTTCGATTATAGAAATTATAACAAAAGGATTTAGCTCGTGTTACAGCCGCTCTAATACCTTTTGTCTTTTACCGTACACACCAAGGAACAGGTTTAGCAAAACAaagcttgggggaaaaaaaggggagaAATTTATAAATATTGTTTCCACAGAAAAGTTTagtaaaaagcaaaatatttagaCAATATAAAGAAAAACCTGGGTATCAGTAAGTGGGCTCTAAAACCACCATCAGGGCACTTCGCTTTGCAGCCAGGGTGACCCGAGTTAGCGCTGACCGAATCAGGGAACTTTACATCAAAATAAGGCGCCCATCACGTCCGGCTTCAAGCACGAAAATCTGCTGCAAAATAATCAAAAGGAAGTTAGGACCTACAAAGTAAAAACATTAGTTATTTTAATAGGACTGTTTCCCTTTTACATCTTTTCAGCTGCAAATCGGAGTTAAAAACCTAAAGTGATGAATGAATTACCACAAATACAGaaaaaacgtgtgtgtgtgtgcgtgtgtgtgtgtgtgtgtggggaaatacCACTCGTTGCAAGCGAATTCTCTGCTTTACATCAGAGAACAACCATACACAAGAGTGCTCTCTTTTTTATCATGAAATATTAACATACAAAATCTGCAGATCAAGGTAGAGAGTGTGCATAAAAAGAACTGTGATTGGGGATTGGTTAATGTCCTGAATCCTTAATCTGAAAATGAAGGGACGCAGGAAAGAATAGACAACACTCGATGAACCGCCAGAAAAAAGTGTAATAAAAGAACGCCTTACAAACATTGTCTGGGCAAGCAAGCAGGAGCCAAAAAAAAATCGTACAGCGTATCTAACAACAGTGttagcaaagaaaaaaatctcttaacTTCCCAGCAGTACTCCTGAAAGTTTAAAAGCGTTAGCACATTCACCAACTGCAATGAGAAAAGACATAGAACTTGCCAGAGCAGCAGTTCCAACGGCTATTTCCCAACAAAACCCTCGTCTGTTTTGTGCAAAGACCCCCCCAAAATATCACGCTGTGTTTAACAGCGGTCTTAGCAAACCAACAGACATCCCGAGATCCTTAATGTGCGACCGGGAACTTAAAAACTACGAAACATTCACACATTACAACCCCCCACCATTTAACAAAGCCTTAGTTTAAACAAGCGCTCTACAACACTCCTGTCTGTTTTTTACAAGAAGAAGCAGCTTCACCGAAATGAAGCCTCAAAAAATTGGGTAGAAACTCATAAATGTTCCTCTCCACGGAAATCTTTAGTAAAAGGCGAAAGATTTATACGATCTGAAGAGAAACCAGAGTATGACAAGGACCCCGCAGAGGCGCTGCCGGGGAAACCGCGTTCTCTCCTCACCTCAGGGTGACTACGCTCACAGCCCGCCACACCGCTCGCTTTTACAGGAAAGTGAATTGAGCCCGCTTCTATCCCGAGCTTGATCATCGGAACCGGGCACGCTGCGAGCAGAACCGTCCCCTTCAGCAGGGACTGGCTTCACGGAgcgcaatgcactgtgggtatgcAAATCAGACTCGCCGGCCCGCCTCGCCGCTCAAACGAGGCTTTTCTCGGGGCTGCCCCTGCCGGGCGCAGGTGGCGCTGCCGGCGGCCGGGGCCGGAGCGGCTGGTCTCCCCAGACGCTCCCGCTGACGCGCAGGCGCACGGAGGATCCCGGAGCCGGGCGGGGAAGCCCGAGGGCACGTGGCCCCCCGCTGGGTTCGGAGGCTCGAACCCGGAGCCAAGCACGCGCCTCGCGAGGCCGCAGGAGCCGGGATCGCCCTGGAGCGTCTCTCGCCAGGCGGG
Above is a genomic segment from Natator depressus isolate rNatDep1 chromosome 8, rNatDep2.hap1, whole genome shotgun sequence containing:
- the LOC141992597 gene encoding uncharacterized protein LOC141992597 isoform X1, with amino-acid sequence MQSSSAEVTMMESQNRKRAPAWTEREVRDLIAVWGEESVLSELRSSFRNAKAFVKISQGMKDRGHNRDPKQCHVKLKELRQAYQKTREANGRSRSEPQTCRFYDELHAILGGSAITTPAVLFDSFNGDGGKTEAGFGDEEDDDDDEVVDSSQQASGETGFPDSQELFLTLDLEPVPPEPTQGCLLDPAGGEGTSAACVSMITGSSPSQRLVKIRKKKKLTRDEMFSELMLSSHTDRAQTNAWRQIMSECRKAQNDREERWQAEESKWRAEESRWWAEERAEAERWRQRDERR
- the LOC141992597 gene encoding uncharacterized protein LOC141992597 isoform X2, producing MKDRGHNRDPKQCHVKLKELRQAYQKTREANGRSRSEPQTCRFYDELHAILGGSAITTPAVLFDSFNGDGGKTEAGFGDEEDDDDDEVVDSSQQASGETGFPDSQELFLTLDLEPVPPEPTQGCLLDPAGGEGTSAACVSMITGSSPSQRLVKIRKKKKLTRDEMFSELMLSSHTDRAQTNAWRQIMSECRKAQNDREERWQAEESKWRAEESRWWAEERAEAERWRQRDERR